From Brassica rapa cultivar Chiifu-401-42 chromosome A06, CAAS_Brap_v3.01, whole genome shotgun sequence:
AACAGAGCAAACCCATCTTCAAAAAACCCGCCTTTAAAATACCCATCAATCATAGCAGTCCAAGTAACCACATTTCTCTCATACATCTCATCAAACAGTCTTCTAGCTTCAACAAGCTTCCCCATTTTGCAAAACCCATCAACCATCGCGCTACACGACACCACTTCCTTCACCCCCATACCTTCAAACACACGTACAGCCTCCTCTAACCTCCCTCCCCTCAAATACCCACTCAACAAAACGTTCGAAGCAACGGGATCACGAAACTCAACTGGCGTCTCACCGTACAAACACTCCGCCTCATCAAACATCCCCGCCTTAACAAAACCAGTGATCATCGCCGCGTAAGAGACAGCGTTCTTCTCGGGCATCTCGCGAAACAAGTCGTGAGCTTTCACCATATCGCACTTGTTCTTAACCATAGCCGTAATCATCGCGTTATAAGAAGTCGTAGCTCTCAcaggcatttcgtcgaacacttGGCGCGCTTTGCTCATTTTGCCATTCGCCGCGTAGGCAGAGATCATCGCGTTCCACGAGACTATGCTTCTCTGAGGCATTGCTTTGAAGATGGCTTCGGCTTCTTGGAGGTTGCCGTTTCTCGCGAGCTTCGAGATTTGAGAATTGCATTGGAAGATGGTTGTGCTTGTTGTTGTCGTCGGTGGATTGGGTTTGTAGTTAGAGAGAGCAAGCGTAGAGTTAAGCCTGAGACAAAGGCTGTGTCTGTAAATTAAGACGTTTTTCGAAATCGGCCTCATCACCATTGTCTAGCGATTTACAAAGGAGAGATACGAAGAAAAAAACCGGGAAAAATCAAatgataattatttaatttcgtCGAATGTAGCATTTTTTGCCttagttaaatattttcttttctttttttggtaacatGAATCTGTAGATAGATTATGAAAATATTTCAcagtaattattttatttaatactaCTAATTTgggataataataataacaacacttgtgtatatcaataaatatattgaggaatttttttaaaaagaaaatcagtttaagtttatttttaaattagttcttatttaaagttttatttcttTCGTTAATAATGTAAAATCATATTAAAAATTAGCATGAATTTTATAcaattatgaattttatatttagaacaaaattttaatgaaaatcgGCATCAACTAAAGATGATtgggataaaaaaaataataaacaaaaaaattatttaaatgaaactttTGTTTTACATATAAATTGTCCCTAAAGCAAGAGAGTCTGCTTCTATGGTTTCATTTTATCCATATTTGATCCCAAGGCAAGTAATCAAATAAGAGGAAGTTAAAACAAAGTATTTGTTTATGAATTGAATTGGCtttaaaaatccaaacaaaCTTTTGTTTTACATCCATAATCTAGACCTAGATAAAATCATGTCCAAATAAGACCAGAACTATGATCAAACGGGATTTCATATGGtttagataaaaaaatctaCTCTCTTTTTTTCACGAAGATGATATTtctcaattattttataaatattaatacacattaagaagaagaaaactgcATCATAAAATGAATCATTTTCTCTAAATATCAATTTTAATAAAGGTAACCCAATAGTAATACAATAAGATCAATTAATAATCTTGAAAGTTAAAATTAGTATTATTAAGTAATAGAAAATCCATACAAAGCAAAGAAAATTTATCTTTGTGAAAAATTTCCTTAAACTGTTCTCTTTATAGAATAAAAGAAGTGTTTTTATAAACGATTTACATGTTTTGAAAAATAAAGTCAAATTCAACGATGAAAATCATAAAAACAGATAAATACGATTTGACATACTTTAGTGAATAATCAATGATGAACGAAGATccaaaatcaattttaactttgactatatgaaaaacaaaaaagttttgacgagaaaaaaataagcaaaaaataagcaaagaaagaacagaatttataataaactaaatGACAGAATTTTGACTGACATATACATCTTCCAAACTCTTAAAACTAATAGgttttaaagaataaaaaacatatttttaagatGAGAAGACTTTTTCTTAAATATGTTCACAAACTTTATTGCATTTTTAGCATGAAAATACACATTCTTAGGATGTAAAGTCAAATTCTTAGGATGAAAAACACATCTATACACATTTTTCGTAAATTTTTCTAATCGTTTCATGTTTAAAAGATACATGTAATTATAGAAACACACATCATTTCATCATTTGAcaacttttaaaacaaaaactaatttCAGTTTTGTTATTGAAATGCATAATCTTTGATATTGTTAACTCTTTCAGATTTCCATCGATATCACATACATCGGTTGGCAACATGTGTGTATCTTGTTTACAGTTGAATATGCATTTATGTTATggcttcttttatttttttgctttgaactctttttgtttttttaatttgcaGAGATATGATATGCTCTCTTACGTTTATCAGTATTTCAATCTTTTGAAAACCATTGTCAGATTTTTATACGAATAGTGACAACTTTTCAGATTTGATACAGTTATTTTTGTATAGTACATTacaatatgacaacttctttaaaactagtataatttttataatgaaaagGCACAACTCtataaaactaatatattttaaagaataACAAGACACACTTTTCAAATGATAAAACTAATTCTTATACAATTTCacaatcttttaaattttaatgcgTTTTAACATGAAAAACACATTCGTAGAATGTAAACTCATTCTTACGATGAAGAGATACATCTGTACACATTTTCATAATCTTTTTCAATTGTTGACATGTTGAAAACACACACATATTTCATAATTTGACAATTTTTCAAGActaatttcattttataaataaaaagaaaatattgccAATTCTACTTTTATagcattttcattttttagagtaaaaataataattgtataGTTTAGATATACATAAATTCAACTTTACTTTCTTTTCCCATCAACATATTTTATTAAGTACTAGATGAACATACATGGTCCCTGTGCAGAAAAGTAGTAATAGCAACATGTATGAAATTATGACATATAAACAAATCAACttcacttttttattaaaaaaaattgtaaaagaaagAACAGAGAAATACATTATTGATATTCTTCTTAAAGGTAAAAATAAAGAGAGGGTTAGGACAAAATTTAGTGTGATAAAACAGagtttacataaaataaaattgtattgtGGAAATGCTAATGACATACAAAATAAGTTTCTGTCACCCTGGAACAAAATCCTGACCGTTGAGGTTGAGCCGATTAACTTTGTCGGCAAAAAAACACTTCTGGTTCTTACAAAAGCTTATTTTCCTTTAAATTGGGCCCACGATAATTAgcccaataaaaaaaataagataaggCCTTAACTAATCACTCCGTCATCAATTCAATCTAAAATCCCATTCATGCATGAATCTTGCAACACTGTCACAATCAGACCAAATCCATTATCGCTGTTACTCCCTTCAAATCACACGACGACAACAGAACACCCATCCATCAAGGAGGGTCCCACcaatctcttttctttttgtcgtCGACACTTCCGTGGACGTGGGGATAAGCAAACCTCCTTTAAAACAACAACAATGGTGACTCATTTCTCACGATTCCTCTTTTCTCATCAATCACGTGCTCTCCAACATCCTCTAATCACAACTCTGAGAGTGATGGgttcatcttcctcttcctcctcctcctcctcctcgaaGCTTCTCTTCCGTCAGCTCTTTGAGAAAGAGTCTTCCACTTTCACGTATCTCCTCGCCGACGTGTCTCATCCCGATAAGCCTGCTCTGGTGAGTGTTTTGCTTTCATAAAGGTTGAATCTTTCGAGATGGGTTTTGagaattttgtgtgttttttgaTGAATGTAATCAGATTGTTTATGTGAACttgtataatatatagttttgcTTGATTGGTTATAAATTGAATTAGTTTAGAAAAAGATCATAACTTTGGTTTGCCCAATTCATCATTTGATTGTTGTGACTGATGAGCAGTTGATTGATCCGGTGGACAAGACTGTTGAAAGAGACTTGAAGCTGATCAATGAGCTAGGCTTGAAGCTTGTCTATGCTATGAACACTCATGTTCATGCTGATCATGTCACTGGCACTGGACTTCTTAAGGTCTCTTTCTGTTTATTGATGATATTAACTtgtaccatttttttttttaaatttagattTGATGATTCAGTGATGTCTCTTTGTTTGCTATTATATATAGACAAAGGTACCCGGTGTGAAGTCTGTTATTTCAAAAGCAAGTGGTTCCAAAGCAGATATGTTTCTTGAGCCTGGTGACAAAGTATCCATTGGTGATATATACCTTGAGGTATGAAAATAAGTGTAATCACCGAGAAAATAGAGAGTCAGGAGAGTATTGatcatttaattttgatataggTTCGTGCTACACCTGGACATACTGCAGGATGTGTTACATATGTGACTGGAGAGGACGCGGATCAGCCCCAACCAAGAATGGCTTTTACCGGGGATGCTGTCCTTATCCGCGGTTGTGGGAGAACTGACTTTCAGGTAACACAAAACATAGGAACCATAAACCGTAATGTGGATgtataaaatctatattttgtaaCTAAGACATCTGTTTAACATTACTAATGATTCTTTACTTGGTGGCAGGGTGGAAGCTCGGATCAACTCTATGAATCTGTGCACTCACAGGCAAGTTTCTCACACTTATCTTGTCACTCCACTTGCAAATTGATTCATACTATTCAATGATTTTATCTAAAACGTTCTTGTTTAATCTATAACCAGATATTTACATTGCCAAAGGACACATTGATCTATCCAGCTCATGACTACAAAGGCTACGAGGTAATGCAAAACTAAAAACTCATTCACATTGGTTCTTGTAATGAAAGCATTACATTATCTTTGTGTTAATATATTCAGGTAAGTACAGTTGGAGAAGAGATGGAACACAACCCACGTTTAACCAAAGATAAAGAAACATTCAAATCCATCATGTCTAGTAAGTTTTCTTTCTTACTTAGTAGTATATGTTTTTTAAGTATTGAATCTCATAATAACCATGGTCTTTACCCCTTACAGATCTGAATCTAGCGTATCCGAAGATGATTGATGTTGCAGTTCCAGCAAACATGGTGTGTGGATTACAAGATTTGCCTCCTCAAGCCAACTTATAAAACTCTCTACACCaaatctccctctctctctgtcACTCCTTCATTCTATATTTTACCACAGCTCTTGAGAGTTTATTTGTCCAATAAGGTCTTGTCGTATTAGATAAGATCATTAGAAGATTGTGTAAGTTACACTGAACATGTGGAATTTGTATTGGAGATGAGAACATATATTACGTATTCATCTTTTGTTTGGTTTGCTGATTCATCTGTCGTCTACAATAATTCAACAACAACTACTCGTCGTCCATGTGTTTGCTGACACGTGTAGAAACTGCTAAAACCGTTAAATATAATCAAACAACTGAGatgtatagagagagagaacaaaTAATTAGTGAAGAGTAGAGAAAATGAGCAAAGAAAAAGACAAGGAGAGAGTAGCTTCTCCTACATCTTACGGCACGTTTCAAGGTGTCCCTACTTATCCACCACCGTTGCATCCTCGTCCTCCGCAGCATCATCCGGTCTCCGGATTCCCTCAGCCGTCTCAGCCTCCCAGAGCAACTCATCATGACCTTTCCGTTCATCAATACATTCAAGAACATCAAACCGTTCCTGGTAAAGTAACTTTCCAAGTTGTAACTTCAAAGTTGAATCTATAGCCTCTTCTTTATTATCCAAATGAGTAAAACCAAGTTACTAGATACACTTCATCTGAAGCATATGCACATACTCAAATTCTTTATTCTACAAAATTACTTAGAATTTCATCTTGTTCAATCAGTAATTGTGAGTTAATGATGTCTCATACACAACAAGAACCTGaagctctctttctctctgtatCTACAAATACTTCACAAATCTTTAAATGGCAGGATATGATGTTGCTGAAGGGAGACATGGAAGACGAGAACGTCTTCCTTGTTGTGGTATTGGAATCGGTTGGTTCTTGTAAGTTCTTTTTAGCATTCTCAGATTAGTACTCCTGGAGTTATATTATACATATCATTTGGTTTGAATCCGGAAGAACTTGGTTTTGTGTTCTTGAAGGTTCATAACCGGTTTTCTCCTTGGTTCAATACCATGGTACATAGGAGTATTCATTCTAGTATGTGCTAAGATCAACCCACGAGAGAAACCAGGATACATAGCTTGCGCCATCGCTGTAAGTCTTCCACTGAATATTGTACAGCATCAGATTCAATCTTCTGAATCTTGTGGTATAAGTAAATTTTCTTTGGTTTTCATAGGCTGTTCTTGCTACTATTGCCATAGTGTTTGGTTTCATGGGAGGAAGAGAAGTCTGGTCGTGAAAGTGTATCATCATCAACCGAGAAAACTATACAAATGTTCATCAAGTCGTTATTcttttgtaattaatatgatTTAAGTCCTTGTATTTGAACAATCTCTTTTACTTGCATTGACTTGTAAGAGGAGTTGTGGTTAGGCAGAGGACTGAATAAAGGTCAAAAGTACTTTTCTTTCACTTTGCAAAGTTCCAGAAACAACTGAGCAAGTTCCCAACAAAAACTTCAGCCTTGTTTGAATCATTCATGCTTAATTATCAACGGCCAATTCTCCCGTTTAACATATGTCAAACGTGTTCCCTACGACATTCCAATACTCTTTAGATCTCACCAGAAAAGTCACAATATTTCAAGCATGTTACAGACAAAGTATCTCTTAAACAAGAGTCTTCTCTGGTTTCATTTTATCCAAATTTGATTTCATGGCAAGTATTCAAATAAGAGTTAGGTAGAACAAATTCTGTGTGTTTAGATAAGTGAATGGGTTGTATAAATTCAAACAAACTTGTTTAAacgaaacttttttttttttgacatcaataaTCTAAACCCAGATAGAACCATATCCAAATAGGTCCaaacttaaatataattatgatcagtcagctattctaaaaaaaattaagatcatTTAGATaataaatcacaaatataattatctttaataaacaatctatatgttttttaaaataatgattgtATTCCACAACACAATTTTCatgttttacaaaacaaaatcaaattttatcgATGAAAATCATAAAAACTATTTGACATACCTTAGTTTATAATCATTGAAGAACGAAGATCCCAAATTGATTTTAGTTCTTATTATAGTGGATGAAGAATAAAGTTTTAAAGTGTGTTTAAGAAGAGtgaaaactgaaacaaaatcgATTAGGAAACTACTAAATGAGAAGTGATTTTCTCTCTCATATTGATTTCAAGCTAGATTATTTGACTGTTTCTTGCTTATGCATGagtataaacatttataaattatcaaaccATAATAATTGTCAATGATTCGATCTcatttatacatattttaaattgttttgttatgtaaatataaataagcataacattttactatatataattatgttattttggattattatataattatgttttactatatacaattactattttgaacatattactatatataattatgttataAATATAAGTAAGTACTTTAGAAATAATAGTCTAGATCAGTTCAATTATTCATTTTGAATATAGTGAATTTCATCTATTatatcaattgttttttttttcaaaacaacaGAATCATATTTTTAGTTACTCTTAGTTTTGTTAATCCTTTATATTtgtagatatattttttaatttcatatatgttgttttgaaaaaacaattggtaacaaaacaataaaaacaatattGATGACGATCTGGATGCAATGACAAATTTATCTAAGAAATGAtataaatttacagttaaagaTTGGAGATATTAGTCAATAGACGTTTATGATGTTATTATGAGTTTGGAAATTTGGAGATTGGCCaatcatcttcttcaaatgaggAATTTGTAATTTCAAAGCTTAAAGACTCAGCGAGATGATGGAAAATAATTTCAAGACGATGAATTCTCGTTTGTCTTTgatggaaaaagaaaaaaagaacataaagTCATGTGTCAtaattagagaaaaaaaaacaaaaatggtaATTCATATGAAGCTCTTGATAATGAGGTaagtttattttgaaatttaagttGAATGTATTTTCCTACTTGAGCTcataataattgtattaaaCAACACAATTTACATGTTTACAAAATAAAGTCAAACTTGGCCGATGAAAAtcataaagacaaaaaaaaatgatttgacaTACATTAATCTATAATCAATGAAGAATGAAAATCTCAAATCGATTTTAACTTTGATTATAGTGGATGAAGAACAAAGTTTAAAGTGTGTTTATGAAGAGTGAAAACTGAAGCAAATTGATTAGAAAAATGACTAAATGAGAAGTGATTTTCTCTCTCAAATAGATTTTAAGCTAGATCTAGTTGCATAAATGAATCAAGcttataatcatttaaaatttaattgattggTTGGAGGTTAAAAACATAGTAATAGCCAACAACTAATAAATTTACTGctgacaaaaaaactaataaaattattttatcattttagtaATGTACTGTTGTAATCAAATAGTaaccataattttattttgttacgtattgtttgaatttttttatttggcaTTCATATACTTCTagcataatataattaatttaatgtactaataatatttaaaaaattcagttaataataaaaaaatattgaaagattttttaattttaaaaattaaaataaatattactaattaaagactaaaaataataataaatattaaaaataattgtgGAATCATCGATCGTTTTCTTTAAACTTGTTTTTGTTCCTATACAAAACGACATTAACCTatttgatctgttttggatatAAATCTATTTATGTTTATCATCCTTAGAtaatagggcaattgtcaataatagcaccttttgaagtttatgtcacaaaaatagcactagaaggagaaagtcacaaaaatgacattcattaaagggtaaaatatccataatacccttggtttaaaattaaataaacaaacaaaaataaatataaataaataaaataaaaataaaaaaaataatttttttttttatagtttcagattatatttttcagattcaaaatttttataatttttttttgaattttttttttcgaaaatttttttttattttttttttaattttctttttataatttaaaaatactttttgaaactgtttttaaaatttttatttttattttaatatttattttttataaaattttaaaccctaattccaaaaccccacccccttaactctaaaccctaaggtttggattaattaatccaaggggtataaatgtatatttacctctttaatgaaacctatttttgtgactttgagccttgagtgctactttgggaacaaaaacttggtttggtgttatcttagtctttttctctagaTAATAAGTTATGGCATTTTTATGTGTCCAATTTTTATAagattgtttttatatatatttgtatatataaatcaatttttgtaaaattcatGTTTTCAATTGGTTACTCATGTGCTATctatttacttttttaaaaaagaaactaatcTGCATCTTTAATTTTATGGAGATTTATTTATActcaattttgtaatattaaagTTGATCTTGGCGTTTTTTCTTAAAGTTTTCATGttattaacataaatattacaaataaaccgaatagaaaatgtaaaacaaagaaagaaaaaaaggaaaaggaaagatCGAGAAGGAACCTGCGAATCCCGAACCCTTCTCCATAAaaccctctctctcttctctttgctctcttcaGATTTTCTCAGCTGCGAATCCATAAAACCTAAAACAAAGCTCTCAAGAACCCAATCCCCTCTCGCGATCCGATCCTCAGGTACGCTCccgatcctcctcctcctcttctctaACCCTTTAGCTTCAGATTAGATCTGAATCTTGTATTTTCGGATCTCTCACTTTTTAACGGTATATTCGCATCTCGAATCTAGTTTCTCTCTACTCATATTCGAATCGTTGAATTCAATTTTAGCTTCTGAACTGTTCTCAATTGATTTCTGATTGAATTAGGGTTCCTAAAGGTTGAAGCTTTATCTGTTTATTATCAGGGTTTTGAATCAAGACCGAAGCTTGAGAGAATGAGTGTTGTCGGGTTTGATTTTGGTAACGACAACTGTCTCGTGGCTGTCGCGAGACAAAGAGGGATCGACGTTGTCCTCAACGATGAGTCAAACCGCGAGACTCCCGCCATTGTGTGCTTTGGCGAGAAGCAGCGTTTCATTGGAACCGCGGGAGCTGCGTCCACCATGATGAACCCTAAGAACTCTATCTCCCAGATCAAGCGTCTCGTGGGTCGTCAGTTCTCGGATCCTGAGCTGCAGAGAGACATCAAGTCTCTGCCTTTCTCCGTCACTGAGGGACCAGACGGGTACCCTTTGATCCACGCTAGCTATTTGGGGGAGAAGAGGGCGTTTACTCCCACTCAGGTTATGGGGATGATGTTGTCTAACTTGAAAGGGATTGCTGAGAAGAATCTGAATGCTGCTGTGGTGGACTGTTGTATTGGGATTCCTGTTTACTTTACGGATCTGCAGAGAAGAGCTGTTCTTGATGCTGCGACCATTGCTGGCTTGCATCCTCTGCATTTGATTCATGAGACGACAGCGACGGCTTTGGCTTATGGTATCTACAAGACGGATTTGCCGGAGAGTGAGCCGCTTAATGTCGCCTTCATTGACATTGGTCACGCGAGCATGCAAGTCTGCATCGCGGGGTTCAAGAAGGGACAGCTTAAGGTTTTGTCTCATGGTTTTGATCGGTCTTTGGGAGGGAGGGACTTTGATGAAGTTCTGTTCAATCACTTTGCTACCAAGTTCAAGGAGGAGTACAAGATTGATGTCACTCAGAATGCTAAGGCTAGTCTCAGGCTCAGGGCTGCCTGCGAGAAGCTGAAGAAGGTGTTGAGTGCTAACCCTGTGGCGCCGTTGAATATTGAGTGTTTGATGGATGAGAAGGATGTTAGGGGTGTTATCAAGAGGGAGGAGTTTGAAGAGATCAGTGTACCTATTTTGGAGCGTGTCAAGAGGCCTCTAGAGAAGGCTCTCGCTGATGCTGGGCTCTCAGTTGAAGATGTACATATGGTGGAGGTTGTTGGCTCTGGATCTCGTGTCCCTGCCATTATCAAGATTCTTACTGAGTTTTTCGGTAAGGAGCCGAGGCGTACAATGAATGCTAGTGAGTGTGTGTCGAGGGGATGTGCCTTGCAGTGTGCAATTCTCAGTCCCACCTTCAAAGTCCGTGAGTTCCAGGTAATGACTGCTTAAACATGTGTGTTTTATCGTTTAGTATAGTACTCCAGATTATCTAACAAGTCATGTTGTTAATTCTTTTAAGGTTCATGAGAGCTTCCCCTTCTCAATTTCGCTGGCGTGGAAAGGAGCAGCTGCTGATGCTCAAAACGGAGGAGCTGAGAATCAGCAGAGCACCATTGTTTTCCCCAAAGGAAACCCAATCCCTAGTGTCAAGGCCCTAACGTTTTACCGCTCTGGAACATTCTCTGTGGATGTGCAGTACAGTGATGTGACTGACTTGCAAGCACCTGCTAAAATCAGCACATACACGGTTTGATTCTTTGCCCAATGTCGTGTATATGTTAAGACTGTAACGCTCTTGTTTCTCATTATAGTTCTCCTTTTTTGCAGATTGGTCCCTTCCAGTCATCCAAAGGCGAGAGGGCAAAGGTTAAGGTGAAAGTGAGATTGACCCTTCACGGAATTGTCTCTGTTGAATCAGCTACTGTAAGTTTCTGTTGTTATACTAAACTGATCATTCAATGCGAACTTAAGATCGTTTAGTTTATGCTAATTTTTTTGTCTCCCTCATTACAGCTTTTGGAGGAGGAAGAAGTTGAAGTTCCGGTCACAACAGAGCAGATGGACACTGACAAAGCTTCCGGTGAAACTGATGTTAACATGCAAGACGCCAAGGAAACCAGCGATGCAGCTGGTGCTGACAATGGTGTTGCCGAGTCTGCTGATAAGCCAGTGCAAATGGAAACTGATTCAAAGGTTAATTTCTTTCCTGAACTGATGGTCCTTCTTTATATTTTTCACTCGTGAACTTGATTTAATCAAATGGGTATGGTATGTGTAGGCTGAGGCTCCAAAGAAGAAGGTGAAGAAAACAAACGTGCCTCTGTCAGAGTTGGTATACGGCGCCTTGCAATCTGTTGACGTCCAAAAGGCTGTGGAGAAAGAATATGAGATGGCTCTGCAAGACAGAGTTATGGAGGAGACCAAGGACAAGAAGAATGCTGTTGAGTCATATGTTTATGATATGAGAAACAAAGTAAGACACCTTCTCTTTCACTCCTTTTATTGTCTGTATTGGGTTGTatgcatttatttaaaaatggtTGGCGACTAACATCACATGTTTTGTTTTCTCAGCTGAGTGACAAACTCCATGAGTATATCACTGAGTCAGAAAGGGAAGCTTTCCTGGCGAAGCTGCAGGAAGTGGAGGATTGGTTGTATGAAGATGGAGAAGATGAGACTAAAGGTGTTTATGTTGCAAAGCTCGAGGAGCTCAAGAAGGTAAATATACACATGACTGATGGCTACTTTATTGTGTTTTACTTcaagaaaataatgttttaacaGAGCTTGGTGATTGGACTTTGATGCAGGTGGGTGACCCTGTTGAAATGAGGTACAAGGAGTCACAGGAGAGAGGGACAGTCATTGGACAGCTTGGTCACTGTGTTAACAGCTACAGAGAGGCAGCTGTGTCTAATGATTCCAAGTTTGATCACATTGAACTAGAAGAGAAG
This genomic window contains:
- the LOC103871118 gene encoding persulfide dioxygenase ETHE1 homolog, mitochondrial, translated to MGSSSSSSSSSSSKLLFRQLFEKESSTFTYLLADVSHPDKPALLIDPVDKTVERDLKLINELGLKLVYAMNTHVHADHVTGTGLLKTKVPGVKSVISKASGSKADMFLEPGDKVSIGDIYLEVRATPGHTAGCVTYVTGEDADQPQPRMAFTGDAVLIRGCGRTDFQGGSSDQLYESVHSQIFTLPKDTLIYPAHDYKGYEVSTVGEEMEHNPRLTKDKETFKSIMSNLNLAYPKMIDVAVPANMVCGLQDLPPQANL
- the LOC103871119 gene encoding 60S ribosomal protein L18a-like protein isoform X1, with translation MSKEKDKERVASPTSYGTFQGVPTYPPPLHPRPPQHHPVSGFPQPSQPPRATHHDLSVHQYIQEHQTVPGYDVAEGRHGRRERLPCCGIGIGWFLFITGFLLGSIPWYIGVFILVCAKINPREKPGYIACAIAAVLATIAIVFGFMGGREVWS
- the LOC103871119 gene encoding 60S ribosomal protein L18a-like protein isoform X2; protein product: MSKEKDKERVASPTSYGTFQGVPTYPPPLHPRPPQHHPVSGFPQPSQPPRATHHDLSVHQYIQEHQTVPGYDVAEGRHGRRERLPCCGIGIGWFLFITGFLLGSIPWYIGVFILVCAKINPREKPGYIACAIALP
- the LOC103871120 gene encoding heat shock 70 kDa protein 14; its protein translation is MSVVGFDFGNDNCLVAVARQRGIDVVLNDESNRETPAIVCFGEKQRFIGTAGAASTMMNPKNSISQIKRLVGRQFSDPELQRDIKSLPFSVTEGPDGYPLIHASYLGEKRAFTPTQVMGMMLSNLKGIAEKNLNAAVVDCCIGIPVYFTDLQRRAVLDAATIAGLHPLHLIHETTATALAYGIYKTDLPESEPLNVAFIDIGHASMQVCIAGFKKGQLKVLSHGFDRSLGGRDFDEVLFNHFATKFKEEYKIDVTQNAKASLRLRAACEKLKKVLSANPVAPLNIECLMDEKDVRGVIKREEFEEISVPILERVKRPLEKALADAGLSVEDVHMVEVVGSGSRVPAIIKILTEFFGKEPRRTMNASECVSRGCALQCAILSPTFKVREFQVHESFPFSISLAWKGAAADAQNGGAENQQSTIVFPKGNPIPSVKALTFYRSGTFSVDVQYSDVTDLQAPAKISTYTIGPFQSSKGERAKVKVKVRLTLHGIVSVESATLLEEEEVEVPVTTEQMDTDKASGETDVNMQDAKETSDAAGADNGVAESADKPVQMETDSKAEAPKKKVKKTNVPLSELVYGALQSVDVQKAVEKEYEMALQDRVMEETKDKKNAVESYVYDMRNKLSDKLHEYITESEREAFLAKLQEVEDWLYEDGEDETKGVYVAKLEELKKVGDPVEMRYKESQERGTVIGQLGHCVNSYREAAVSNDSKFDHIELEEKQKVLNECVEAEAWMREKQQQQEALPKYATPAFLSADVTRKAEALDKFCRPIMTKPKPVVKPEAPPAKAAADEEKSEPQPEAASGEEPMETEKPTEDSA